In one Massilia endophytica genomic region, the following are encoded:
- a CDS encoding ThuA domain-containing protein, translating into MLTRTVFAAMCGFALAAACHAQPLRKVVLIGGVKSEKGAGLHDYPNGIRALKGILESSPDAKGRLLVEAYPDGWPADPKALDGAAALVWYFDGQDKHPLRDPARRAAFEAAMQRGAGLVSLHQASTVPPDDDLGLPRWLGAARYGTFDRATQWAELAPAAPAHPAIRGVQPFAYRDEFYPTFRFSQGGGKVIPILKTELQPQFRDGRQILEDLAEPVNVAWAFERDGGGRSFTFSGAHYLHTLDQPEARRMLLDAIFWTAGLEVPEGGIRSTAPARTVETPAASPATTVRATFHADAGRSGWRANETVLTPEKVRSADFGAVWESPQLDAFEGQPPRLYASPLYVDKVAISKGPHRGVAFAMVFAASSNGYVYAVNAASNGDVAPGRILWRTRLAAPCKLQPAPLDGVPTGILSTPVIDVPRGRLYVTHCDPEKRWQAYALDIASGEVLPGWPVRLDEETFNTLNVNAGPERVPPKRRFDFRVQRGALNLSPDGSQLYVVFGETETGWLVSVDTNNPKVSSAFAAVAMPNRGSGGIWGAGGPAVDAQGSVYVVTGSGFGGYQNSDRDWTQSVLKLSQPGAKGFTLQGTYTPFNYCRTAKMDIDLGAGGAILLPDAPKGSRQLMAIGGKQGNVYLLDRDRLPGSLERRPPCSEDASLDTSLLAPGPQPQFGTRGPLNVFGPYSDEDAALDLARARSVPAAFRDARGADFLFVTGNTKRAPGSPASVPPSVARLTVARPAKGAPYLRLDKANPSLVLGNPGSPVVTSNGARDALVWILDENASRSASLSGADSPRPVLYALDAASLDIAWRSAPDELFTSGKYNEPAFGGGQVFVGTDRIQAFGPGGRKFSGRAEAPPPVQAPAPAQAAAPGLGGAAIYQQRCSICHDNAEGNIPPRSLLATRSTERIIDALTVGVMRPHAQGLTVEQIEDVARYLKR; encoded by the coding sequence ATGTTGACAAGAACCGTATTCGCCGCGATGTGCGGCTTCGCGCTGGCCGCCGCATGCCACGCCCAGCCGTTGCGCAAGGTAGTCCTGATCGGGGGCGTGAAGAGCGAGAAGGGCGCGGGCCTGCACGACTACCCGAACGGCATACGCGCGCTGAAAGGCATCCTCGAATCCTCGCCCGATGCCAAAGGCAGGCTGCTGGTCGAGGCCTATCCCGATGGATGGCCTGCGGACCCGAAGGCGCTGGACGGGGCCGCGGCCCTCGTATGGTACTTCGACGGCCAGGACAAGCATCCGCTGCGCGATCCCGCGCGCCGCGCCGCATTCGAAGCGGCGATGCAGCGTGGCGCAGGCCTCGTAAGCCTGCACCAGGCCTCCACGGTGCCGCCGGACGACGACCTGGGCCTGCCACGCTGGCTTGGCGCCGCGCGCTATGGAACCTTCGACCGCGCCACCCAATGGGCCGAACTGGCGCCCGCAGCGCCCGCGCACCCGGCCATTCGCGGCGTCCAGCCCTTCGCCTACCGCGACGAGTTCTATCCCACATTCCGCTTCTCCCAAGGTGGCGGCAAGGTCATCCCCATCCTGAAGACGGAGCTGCAGCCCCAGTTCCGCGATGGCCGTCAGATCCTTGAAGACTTGGCCGAACCCGTAAACGTTGCCTGGGCCTTCGAGCGCGATGGCGGCGGACGCTCCTTCACTTTCAGCGGCGCTCACTACCTGCACACGCTGGACCAGCCGGAAGCGAGGCGCATGCTGCTCGATGCTATCTTCTGGACGGCCGGTCTCGAAGTGCCGGAAGGCGGTATCCGTTCTACTGCGCCTGCACGAACAGTCGAAACGCCGGCCGCCAGCCCTGCAACCACCGTGCGCGCCACCTTCCACGCCGATGCAGGCCGCAGCGGCTGGCGCGCGAACGAGACGGTGCTCACGCCGGAGAAGGTGCGCAGCGCGGACTTCGGCGCCGTCTGGGAATCTCCCCAGCTTGATGCATTCGAAGGCCAGCCGCCGCGCCTTTACGCATCGCCCCTGTATGTGGACAAGGTTGCGATATCGAAGGGTCCCCATCGCGGCGTTGCATTCGCAATGGTGTTCGCGGCCAGCAGCAACGGCTACGTGTATGCGGTCAATGCGGCGAGCAATGGCGACGTTGCTCCCGGCCGCATTCTCTGGCGCACCCGCCTTGCCGCGCCGTGCAAGCTGCAGCCCGCGCCGCTGGACGGCGTACCGACAGGCATTCTGAGCACCCCCGTGATCGACGTGCCGCGCGGCCGCCTCTACGTGACCCACTGCGATCCGGAGAAGCGCTGGCAGGCTTACGCGCTGGATATCGCGAGCGGCGAAGTTCTGCCCGGCTGGCCCGTGCGTCTGGACGAAGAAACCTTCAACACGCTCAATGTAAACGCAGGTCCCGAACGCGTTCCGCCGAAACGCCGCTTCGACTTCCGGGTTCAGCGTGGCGCGCTGAATCTCAGCCCCGATGGATCGCAGCTGTACGTGGTGTTCGGCGAGACAGAAACGGGCTGGCTGGTGTCCGTCGATACCAATAATCCCAAAGTGAGCAGCGCCTTTGCTGCCGTGGCCATGCCCAATCGCGGCAGCGGCGGCATCTGGGGTGCGGGCGGGCCTGCGGTGGATGCGCAGGGAAGCGTGTATGTGGTCACCGGCAGCGGTTTCGGCGGCTACCAGAACTCCGACCGCGACTGGACGCAGTCGGTGCTGAAGCTGTCGCAGCCCGGCGCCAAGGGCTTCACGCTGCAAGGGACATACACGCCCTTCAACTACTGCCGTACGGCGAAGATGGATATCGACCTGGGCGCGGGCGGTGCAATCCTGCTGCCCGATGCGCCCAAGGGTTCGCGCCAGCTGATGGCAATTGGCGGCAAGCAGGGCAACGTCTACCTGCTGGACCGCGACCGGCTGCCCGGCAGCCTTGAACGGCGGCCGCCATGCAGCGAGGACGCATCGCTGGACACTTCGCTGCTCGCTCCCGGGCCCCAGCCCCAGTTCGGCACACGCGGCCCGCTGAACGTCTTCGGTCCCTATTCCGACGAGGATGCGGCGCTGGACCTGGCCCGCGCGCGCTCCGTTCCTGCGGCATTCCGCGATGCGCGCGGCGCCGATTTCCTATTCGTGACCGGGAATACCAAACGCGCGCCGGGCTCCCCGGCCAGCGTTCCACCATCCGTTGCCAGGCTCACCGTGGCCCGCCCGGCGAAAGGCGCACCTTACCTGCGCCTCGACAAGGCCAATCCATCGCTGGTGCTGGGCAACCCCGGTTCGCCGGTCGTCACCAGCAATGGCGCGCGCGATGCCCTGGTCTGGATACTGGACGAAAACGCGAGCCGCTCCGCTTCGCTGAGCGGCGCCGACTCGCCAAGGCCGGTGCTGTATGCGCTGGACGCGGCGAGCCTGGACATTGCCTGGCGCAGCGCACCCGACGAGCTGTTCACCAGCGGCAAATACAACGAGCCAGCCTTCGGTGGCGGCCAGGTATTCGTGGGCACGGACCGCATCCAGGCCTTCGGTCCGGGCGGACGCAAGTTCTCGGGACGGGCCGAAGCCCCGCCGCCCGTACAGGCCCCCGCTCCTGCGCAGGCTGCCGCGCCTGGCCTCGGCGGCGCGGCGATCTACCAGCAACGCTGCTCCATCTGCCACGACAACGCGGAAGGCAACATCCCGCCACGCAGCCTCCTCGCCACCCGATCCACGGAACGCATTATTGACGCCTTGACCGTCGGTGTCATGCGTCCGCATGCTCAGGGCCTGACCGTGGAACAAATCGAAGACGTGGCCCGTTACCTGAAACGATGA
- the ipdC gene encoding indolepyruvate/phenylpyruvate decarboxylase — protein sequence MNLSQALLHALRDHGARELFGLPGDFVLAFFRQAESSGILPMYTLSHEPAVGFAADAAARFHSRPGVAVVTYGAGALNMVNAVASAYAEKVPLVVISGTPGAAERRSGYLLHHQAKTLDSQLAIYREITCAQAVLDDPQRAPGELARVLAECLSQSRPVYIELPRDLVHAACAPVLRLPASSAEPRALAACAAAVLARLSQAHSPLLLVGVEIRRFGVERKVARLARLLNIPVATTFMGRGLLTDTDAPLLGTYLGLAGPEGITGAVERSDALFMLGVIVSDTNFGVSGEKIDLHGSILAANGAVTMGYQVYPGISLEALVDALLEQGEALGIAQTVQPARYPRGLKRDASSITPRDIACALNDALALHPGLPLAADIGDCLFTALDIAHTDLVAPGYYASMGYGVPAGLGLQAAGAGRPVILVGDGAFQMTGWELGNCQRYGWDPIVIVFNNRSWEMLRAFEPEAGFTDLSDWHFADMAPSLGGRGCRVSNRAELGAALDAALSRRGRFELIEVMLPRGAVSETLSRFVQGVRRLQQPAHSAAEVPEMAEE from the coding sequence ATGAATCTTTCACAAGCATTACTGCACGCGTTGCGCGACCATGGCGCGCGCGAGCTGTTTGGGCTTCCGGGCGATTTCGTCCTCGCCTTCTTCAGGCAGGCCGAGAGCTCGGGCATTCTTCCAATGTACACGTTGAGCCACGAGCCCGCGGTCGGCTTTGCCGCCGATGCCGCCGCGCGCTTTCACTCGCGTCCGGGCGTGGCCGTGGTCACCTACGGCGCGGGAGCGCTCAACATGGTGAACGCCGTGGCCTCGGCGTATGCGGAAAAGGTGCCGCTGGTCGTGATCTCCGGAACGCCGGGGGCCGCCGAGCGCAGGAGCGGATACCTGCTGCATCACCAGGCCAAGACGCTGGATTCGCAGCTGGCCATCTATCGCGAAATCACCTGCGCGCAGGCGGTGCTCGACGATCCGCAGCGCGCACCGGGAGAGCTGGCGCGCGTGCTGGCGGAATGCCTGTCCCAGTCCCGCCCCGTCTATATCGAACTGCCGCGCGATCTGGTCCATGCGGCCTGCGCGCCCGTGCTGCGGCTCCCGGCATCGAGCGCGGAGCCGCGCGCCCTTGCCGCCTGCGCCGCAGCGGTGCTGGCGCGGCTGTCGCAGGCGCATTCCCCGCTGCTTCTCGTTGGCGTTGAAATCCGCCGCTTCGGCGTCGAGCGCAAAGTGGCCCGCCTCGCACGGCTGCTCAATATTCCTGTCGCCACCACCTTCATGGGGCGCGGCCTGCTGACCGATACCGACGCCCCGCTGCTGGGCACCTACCTCGGGCTTGCAGGTCCGGAAGGAATCACGGGCGCCGTGGAAAGGTCCGACGCATTGTTCATGCTGGGCGTGATCGTTTCCGACACAAACTTCGGCGTATCGGGAGAGAAGATCGACCTGCATGGCAGCATACTCGCCGCCAATGGCGCGGTGACGATGGGCTACCAGGTCTATCCCGGCATATCGCTGGAAGCGCTGGTCGATGCGCTGCTCGAACAGGGCGAAGCGCTCGGCATCGCCCAGACAGTGCAGCCCGCGCGCTACCCCCGCGGCCTGAAGCGCGACGCCAGCTCCATTACGCCGCGCGACATTGCCTGCGCCCTGAACGATGCGCTGGCCCTTCATCCGGGGCTTCCGCTCGCGGCGGACATCGGCGACTGCCTGTTCACCGCGCTCGATATCGCGCACACGGACCTTGTGGCTCCCGGCTACTACGCCAGCATGGGTTACGGCGTGCCGGCCGGCCTTGGCCTGCAAGCGGCGGGCGCCGGGCGGCCGGTGATCCTGGTAGGCGATGGCGCCTTCCAGATGACGGGCTGGGAGCTGGGCAACTGCCAGCGCTACGGCTGGGACCCCATCGTCATCGTCTTCAACAACCGCAGCTGGGAAATGCTGCGGGCCTTCGAGCCGGAGGCGGGTTTCACGGACCTGAGCGACTGGCACTTTGCCGACATGGCGCCTTCTCTCGGCGGACGGGGATGCCGCGTGTCGAACCGCGCGGAGCTTGGGGCGGCGCTCGATGCGGCCTTGAGCCGGCGCGGGCGCTTCGAGCTGATCGAAGTCATGCTGCCGCGCGGGGCCGTGTCGGAGACCCTGTCGCGCTTCGTCCAGGGTGTCCGCAGGCTGCAGCAGCCAGCCCATTCGGCGGCCGAGGTTCCGGAGATGGCTGAAGAATGA
- the ubiU gene encoding ubiquinone anaerobic biosynthesis protein UbiU yields the protein MSEPRQTGIPELVCPAGSLPALKAAVDNGADCVYLGFRDATNARNFAGLNFDDQAIEAGIVYARRHGCKVLVALNTYPQADSWDSWRKAAERAAKAGVHALICADPALMGWVAEHHPELRLHLSVQGSATNHEAINFYHKHFGIARAVLPRVLSMAQVRQLIANTPVEIEVFGFGSLCVMVEGRCALSSYATGESPNTHGVCSPAKAVRWAGTPKGLEARLNGVLIDRYEEGENASYPTLCKGRFDVEGESYYAIEEPASLNTLELLPQLIDAGVRAVKIEGRQRSPAYVAQVTRVWREALDACRDNLARYSVHPAWMAALGKVAEGQQHTLGAYHRAWK from the coding sequence ATGAGCGAACCACGTCAGACCGGGATTCCGGAACTCGTTTGCCCGGCAGGCAGCCTGCCCGCCCTGAAGGCGGCAGTGGATAACGGCGCGGACTGCGTCTACCTCGGCTTCCGCGACGCCACGAATGCACGCAATTTCGCGGGCCTGAACTTCGACGACCAGGCCATCGAGGCAGGCATCGTCTACGCGCGCCGCCATGGCTGCAAGGTGCTGGTGGCGCTGAACACATATCCCCAGGCAGACAGCTGGGATTCCTGGCGCAAGGCGGCCGAACGGGCGGCCAAAGCCGGGGTGCATGCCCTGATCTGCGCCGATCCCGCGCTCATGGGCTGGGTAGCGGAACACCATCCCGAACTGCGCCTGCATCTCTCGGTGCAGGGCTCGGCCACCAACCACGAGGCGATCAACTTCTATCACAAGCACTTCGGCATCGCGCGCGCCGTGCTGCCGCGCGTGCTGTCCATGGCGCAGGTGCGCCAGCTTATCGCCAACACGCCGGTGGAAATCGAGGTGTTCGGCTTCGGAAGCCTGTGCGTCATGGTGGAAGGCCGCTGCGCCCTCTCGTCCTATGCCACAGGCGAATCGCCGAATACGCACGGCGTTTGCTCTCCGGCGAAGGCCGTGCGCTGGGCGGGAACGCCGAAAGGACTGGAAGCGCGGCTCAATGGCGTGCTGATCGACCGGTATGAGGAAGGCGAGAACGCCAGCTATCCAACCCTGTGCAAGGGGCGCTTCGATGTGGAGGGCGAGAGCTATTACGCCATCGAGGAACCGGCCAGCCTGAACACCCTGGAACTGCTGCCGCAACTGATCGACGCCGGCGTGCGCGCAGTGAAGATCGAGGGCCGCCAGCGCAGCCCCGCCTATGTGGCGCAGGTGACCCGCGTGTGGCGCGAGGCGCTGGACGCCTGCCGCGACAATCTCGCGCGCTACTCGGTCCATCCGGCATGGATGGCGGCGCTGGGCAAGGTTGCCGAAGGCCAGCAGCACACACTGGGCGCCTATCACCGCGCCTGGAAATAA
- the ubiV gene encoding ubiquinone anaerobic biosynthesis protein UbiV: MLKLALGPVLTYWPRATVFEFYQQVAESPVEIVYIGETVCSRRHELRLNDWLDVADMLADAGKQPVLSTQALIESNSELATLRKIASNGRYLVEANDFGAVHSMPPGTPFVAGPHLNLYNGPALAMLAGLGATRWVPPLEMNREQLAHLMLDVPAAIETELFAHGRMPLAFSARCFTARNRNLPKDDCQFSCMEHPDGLLLRTKEQKPFLVLNGTQTQSSGIYSLIGELEQLEAAGAGVLRISPQASGTMQVLEIYDQARRGLIGGNEARQRLAPLLPGEACNGYWYGRPGMDQVAA, from the coding sequence ATGCTGAAGCTGGCCCTCGGGCCTGTATTGACCTACTGGCCGCGCGCCACCGTTTTCGAGTTCTACCAGCAGGTGGCGGAGAGCCCGGTGGAGATCGTGTACATCGGCGAAACAGTCTGTTCGCGCCGCCACGAGCTGCGGCTGAACGACTGGCTCGACGTGGCCGACATGCTGGCGGATGCCGGAAAACAGCCCGTACTGTCAACCCAGGCCCTGATCGAATCTAATAGCGAACTGGCGACACTGCGCAAGATCGCCTCGAACGGCCGCTACCTCGTGGAGGCGAACGACTTCGGCGCCGTCCACAGCATGCCGCCAGGGACGCCATTCGTCGCCGGTCCCCACCTGAACCTGTACAACGGGCCAGCGCTCGCCATGCTCGCGGGGCTCGGCGCCACGCGCTGGGTGCCGCCGCTGGAAATGAACCGCGAGCAGCTGGCCCACCTGATGCTGGACGTTCCGGCGGCCATCGAAACGGAGCTCTTCGCGCACGGCCGCATGCCGCTCGCCTTCTCGGCCCGCTGCTTCACGGCGCGCAACCGTAACCTGCCCAAGGACGATTGCCAATTCAGCTGCATGGAACATCCGGACGGGCTGCTGCTGCGCACGAAGGAGCAGAAGCCCTTCCTCGTCCTAAACGGCACGCAGACGCAATCGTCGGGCATTTATTCTCTGATCGGCGAACTGGAGCAGCTGGAGGCGGCGGGCGCGGGCGTGCTGCGCATCAGTCCCCAGGCCAGCGGCACGATGCAGGTGCTGGAGATCTACGACCAGGCGCGCCGGGGCCTGATCGGCGGGAACGAGGCACGCCAGCGGCTGGCGCCCTTGCTGCCGGGAGAAGCCTGCAATGGCTACTGGTACGGACGGCCGGGCATGGACCAGGTGGCGGCATGA
- the ubiT gene encoding ubiquinone anaerobic biosynthesis accessory factor UbiT, protein MNWRQRTLTVPSPAALLSRLPPYPGSWLFARMLNATLGPQLPADVRAALEARRLRLRIGNLGIAFDVSWKDKGFAPLLPVPQPDLIISATLQDLWLLARREEDPDSLFFSRRLCLEGDTELGLLFKNCIDAFDLGAFDLFLRRLPFLPKS, encoded by the coding sequence ATGAACTGGCGCCAGCGTACCCTCACCGTGCCCTCACCGGCGGCCCTGCTTTCGCGCCTTCCGCCCTATCCCGGGTCCTGGCTGTTCGCGCGCATGCTCAATGCAACGCTCGGGCCGCAACTGCCCGCCGACGTGCGCGCTGCGCTTGAAGCGAGGCGGCTGCGGCTGCGCATCGGCAATCTCGGCATCGCCTTCGACGTGAGCTGGAAGGACAAGGGCTTCGCGCCGCTCCTCCCGGTGCCGCAGCCAGACCTCATCATCTCCGCCACGCTGCAGGACCTGTGGCTGCTCGCGAGGCGCGAGGAAGACCCGGACAGCCTGTTTTTCAGCCGCCGCCTCTGCCTGGAGGGGGATACGGAACTTGGCCTGCTGTTCAAGAACTGCATCGACGCCTTCGACCTGGGCGCGTTCGACCTCTTCCTGCGCCGCCTGCCCTTCCTGCCGAAATCTTAG
- a CDS encoding adenosylcobalamin-dependent ribonucleoside-diphosphate reductase, with product MNANEKMLNRSLPPQELAVDVLCEKYAKGSENTVGAVQARVARSLAQYESPDLRDAMEERFLWAQLQGFIPAGRINSAVGMGMKATLMNCFVQPVGDSVTGWHDGLPGIYTAVAEAAETMRRGGGVGYDFSPIRPCGSKVKGTHSRASGPVSYMEVFDASCKTVESAGARRGAQMGVLRIDHPDIERFIAAKHKGAFTNFNLSVAVTDSFMQALEAGQSFDLVHAAEPADDQIAAGAYQRPDGVWVYRTLDAAALWHAVMTSTYDHAEPGVLFIDRINAENNLYYAERLCATNPCGEQPLPPYGCCDLGSVDLTRFVERPFSSDPGFDFARMREVVSIGVRMLDLALDATEWPLPQQADEGRAKRRIGLGFLGLGSALVMLGIPYNSEEGRTMAARIAEQLRDAAYAASIDLAREKGAFPLFDAAAYLEGQFVSRLPEDLRAQIAEHGIRNSHLLSIAPTGTITLAFADNASNGIEPAFSWVYQRKKRMPDGSTRSYEVADHAWRLYRHLGHDVSDDAKLPPQFVTALQMSARDHLGMMQAVQPFIDTAISKTVNVPADYPYEDFKDLYRDAWRAGLKGLATYRPNPGLDSVLSVAPVVQAAALPDEDPLRKRFDSRPPGELESVTCKIRYTTQEGTKAAYLTVSFIRAEGRLGGQPVVIERPFEFFMPANQRSDGQQWINSTMRLLSLAARAGSSIAKALADMREVVWEKGPVRCGSLTREDGAEVPVYHDSEVAAIAFMLQQILIRRGFLDRYGNQVPVADLARRLAAMDAAGPPAPPPLASMAMPPAPNAGRKCPECGAYALRKVDGCSHCAECHYIGSCG from the coding sequence ATGAACGCGAACGAAAAAATGTTGAACCGCTCCCTCCCGCCGCAGGAGCTGGCGGTGGACGTGCTGTGCGAGAAGTACGCAAAGGGCAGCGAGAACACGGTGGGCGCAGTGCAGGCGCGCGTGGCGCGCTCGCTGGCCCAGTACGAGAGCCCTGACCTGCGCGACGCCATGGAAGAACGCTTCCTGTGGGCGCAACTGCAGGGCTTCATTCCCGCGGGGCGCATCAACTCCGCCGTCGGCATGGGCATGAAGGCCACGCTCATGAACTGCTTCGTGCAGCCGGTGGGCGACTCCGTGACGGGCTGGCACGACGGCCTGCCCGGCATTTACACCGCGGTGGCGGAAGCTGCCGAGACCATGCGCCGGGGCGGCGGCGTGGGCTATGATTTCAGCCCCATCCGGCCCTGCGGCAGCAAGGTCAAGGGAACGCATTCGCGCGCCTCCGGGCCGGTCTCCTATATGGAGGTTTTCGACGCCTCGTGCAAGACGGTGGAATCGGCCGGCGCCCGCCGTGGCGCCCAGATGGGCGTGCTGCGCATCGACCATCCGGATATCGAGCGCTTCATCGCGGCCAAGCACAAAGGCGCCTTCACCAACTTCAACCTCTCGGTAGCCGTGACCGACAGTTTCATGCAGGCGCTTGAGGCCGGACAGAGCTTCGACCTGGTGCATGCGGCCGAACCGGCGGACGACCAGATCGCGGCGGGCGCTTACCAGCGGCCGGACGGCGTCTGGGTCTACCGCACGCTCGACGCCGCCGCGCTCTGGCACGCCGTAATGACCTCCACCTACGATCACGCCGAGCCGGGGGTACTCTTCATCGACCGCATCAACGCTGAAAACAACCTGTACTACGCCGAACGCCTGTGCGCCACCAATCCCTGCGGCGAGCAGCCCCTGCCTCCTTACGGCTGCTGCGACCTGGGCTCGGTGGACCTCACCCGCTTCGTCGAGCGGCCCTTCAGCAGCGACCCAGGTTTCGACTTCGCGCGCATGCGCGAAGTGGTGTCCATCGGCGTGCGCATGCTGGACCTGGCGCTGGACGCCACCGAATGGCCGCTGCCGCAGCAGGCGGACGAAGGCCGCGCCAAGCGCCGGATCGGGCTGGGCTTCCTCGGCCTGGGCAGCGCCCTTGTAATGCTCGGCATCCCCTATAACAGCGAGGAGGGGCGAACCATGGCGGCGCGCATCGCCGAACAGCTGCGCGATGCTGCGTACGCGGCCTCCATCGACCTCGCGCGGGAGAAGGGCGCTTTTCCCCTGTTCGATGCAGCGGCCTATCTTGAGGGCCAGTTCGTGTCGCGCCTGCCGGAGGATCTGCGGGCGCAGATCGCGGAACACGGCATCCGCAACTCCCACCTGCTTTCCATTGCTCCCACGGGCACCATCACGCTAGCCTTCGCGGACAATGCATCGAACGGCATCGAACCCGCCTTCTCCTGGGTCTACCAGCGCAAGAAGCGCATGCCGGACGGCAGTACCCGCAGCTACGAGGTGGCGGACCACGCGTGGCGCCTGTACCGCCACCTCGGCCACGACGTGAGCGACGACGCGAAGCTGCCGCCGCAATTCGTCACCGCTCTCCAGATGAGCGCCCGCGACCACCTTGGCATGATGCAGGCGGTGCAGCCCTTTATCGATACGGCCATCTCCAAGACGGTCAACGTGCCGGCCGACTACCCGTACGAGGACTTCAAGGACCTGTACCGCGACGCCTGGCGCGCAGGCCTCAAGGGACTGGCGACCTACCGCCCCAATCCAGGCCTGGACAGTGTGCTGAGCGTGGCTCCCGTCGTGCAGGCGGCCGCGCTGCCGGACGAGGACCCCCTTCGCAAACGTTTCGACAGCCGGCCGCCGGGCGAACTGGAATCGGTCACGTGCAAGATCCGCTACACCACGCAGGAAGGCACGAAGGCCGCCTACCTCACGGTGAGCTTTATCCGCGCCGAAGGCCGCCTGGGAGGCCAGCCCGTGGTGATCGAGCGCCCCTTCGAGTTCTTCATGCCCGCCAACCAGCGCAGCGACGGGCAGCAGTGGATCAATTCCACCATGCGCCTGCTGTCCCTGGCGGCACGCGCAGGAAGTTCGATAGCGAAAGCCCTGGCGGACATGCGCGAGGTGGTATGGGAAAAAGGGCCCGTCCGCTGCGGAAGTCTTACCAGGGAAGACGGCGCCGAGGTGCCGGTATACCACGACTCCGAGGTGGCGGCGATCGCTTTCATGCTGCAGCAGATCCTGATACGGCGCGGCTTCCTGGACCGCTACGGCAACCAGGTGCCGGTGGCCGACCTCGCACGCCGGCTGGCGGCCATGGATGCCGCTGGACCGCCGGCTCCGCCGCCGCTGGCATCCATGGCCATGCCGCCAGCGCCGAACGCGGGACGCAAGTGCCCTGAATGCGGCGCCTATGCCCTGCGCAAGGTGGACGGCTGCAGCCATTGCGCCGAGTGTCACTACATCGGCAGTTGCGGCTGA
- a CDS encoding c-type cytochrome yields MKTVVFVLLACASIAMSGQARASADLAKSKNCLGCHAIDKKVLGPAFRDVAAKYKGQKDAEAKLVASITKGSTGAWGPIAMPANGVSQAEAQTLAKWVLAQQ; encoded by the coding sequence ATGAAGACCGTAGTATTCGTTTTACTCGCCTGCGCAAGCATCGCCATGAGCGGCCAGGCGCGCGCCAGCGCGGACCTCGCGAAGTCCAAGAACTGCCTTGGCTGCCATGCAATCGACAAGAAGGTGCTGGGTCCGGCCTTCCGCGACGTGGCGGCCAAGTACAAGGGACAAAAGGATGCAGAGGCCAAACTGGTCGCCAGCATCACCAAGGGGAGCACCGGCGCCTGGGGCCCCATCGCGATGCCCGCGAATGGAGTGAGCCAGGCCGAGGCCCAGACGCTCGCCAAATGGGTTCTGGCGCAGCAGTAA